A stretch of DNA from Thermoproteota archaeon:
TTTTATTGGGAAGTTAATAATCGTGGGCTTTGGTATGCAGAAGGTTGAATATTCTATAAGCAGGCTTATGGCGTTTGATGCTGAGATAATTGGGACATGGGGTTGTTTACCTGAGTATTATCCTGCTGTGCTTAGTATGGTAGTAAATAGGAAAATAAACATTGAGGATTTTGTTCAGACAAGACCCATGAGTCAGATAGCAGAAGTATTTGAAGAGGTTCATAAATCCCCGCCGGAAAAAAGAGTGGTTCTGGTTCCAGATTTTAAATAAAAATAAAATTTAAGGAGGAGGATATGTCTTTAGATTGGTTGCCAAGAGATAATGAAGTTAAAGATCATAATCTGTTTGGGGATGAGTTTTTTGGTACTGAACCCCCCTGTACCATGTACGAGAAAAAACCTTTGATCAACCCAAGTACTGGTGAAGAGGTTGAAGGTTTATATACTGCTTGGATCACATTGAATAATCCTAAACAATATGGTTCTTACACCACTCAGATGTTGAAAGGCGTAATTGCTGGAATGCACAAGGCATCAATGGACAGGGAAGTGGTGGCGATCATTTTTACATCTGTTGGTGATAGGGCGTTTTGTACTGGTGGTAATACCAAAGAGTATGCCGAATATTATACCAAAAGACCCATGGAGTATGCCCAATACATGGATCTTTTCTGCAGGGCAGTTGATGCGATCTTACATGCCAGAAAACCTGTGATATGCCGTTGTAATGGTATGAGAATAGCTGGTGGACAGGAGTTAGGGCAGGCATGTGATTTTACAGTAGCTGCAGATACTGCTGCTTTTGGACAGGCGGGGACAAGACATGGATCCACCCCAACTGGTGGTTCAACTGACTTTTTGCCG
This window harbors:
- the oah gene encoding 6-oxocyclohex-1-ene-1-carbonyl-CoA hydratase; its protein translation is MSLDWLPRDNEVKDHNLFGDEFFGTEPPCTMYEKKPLINPSTGEEVEGLYTAWITLNNPKQYGSYTTQMLKGVIAGMHKASMDREVVAIIFTSVGDRAFCTGGNTKEYAEYYTKRPMEYAQYMDLFCRAVDAILHARKPVICRCNGMRIAGGQELGQACDFTVAADTAAFGQAGTRHGSTPTGGSTDFLPWNLSMEQAMWQATANEMWSAAKMERLGLITKAIPIKKNEKGEWVRDPRVITDRYVDENGNIVYGEYKTGEEFEKGKELLKTLQTDWTLLDDYVNKMVWRLTQTTYLCLMNTIESVRLKKRFFWDLGKSSQIYWLAANMNTEAFIGFNAFNTSKITGSREIDFIKYRQLLAKVETFDKIAEEVIPKPKK